The genomic stretch ATCGAAGACATCCAACATGACACACATCTGCACATAGCGCCCGGTGCGCGCTACGATATCTTCGCCTATTCGATAGGGTGTTTCCTGAGCGAAATACTGTTGCTCGCGAATCCGGGGAAACACTTCGACGCCAGCCGCGCCTTTCTCTTTTGCGGCGGATCAACGCTCGACCGCATGGCGCCCAATTCGCGTTTTATCCTCGACAGCGACGCAACCATCGCGCTGTATTCCTATTACACCGTACGACTCGAGGCCGAGGAGCGCCTGGATCCGCGCATCGCGCATTACCTGAGTGAGGCGCATGACGCCGGTCCCGTTTTCCGCATGCTCCTCAGCTATCAGAAACACAAAGCACAGCGCGAGCAATGGCTGCGCGAACGCGGCGCGCGCATTCACGCGGTGGCCCTGCACAACGACGAGGTGGTGCCGCCCATCGAAGTGATCAACACCCTGCAGGGCGACCAGCGCGATATCCCCTGCACCGTGGATGTGCTGGACTTCCCGTATCCGTACACACACGTTGTGCCCTTTCCACTACAAGGCGCAGCGGAGGACGATGTGAACCGGTGCTTCGACGATGTATTTGACAGGGCCGCGGGGTGGTTATCGTAGCAAGGTGGAAAAGGGGGAAGAGGAAACTGTGTCACCCCGAGCTTGTCGAGGGGCGACGGAACGTGTCACAAAACACAGGAGGAACGGAGGAAACGGAGGTTTTATAAACGCGCGTTGCCGCCATGCTGTAGCGCCACGTGCCGTTCCCGCGGGCTCGGCCGCTGTAGGAACGTGTTACGTGGATACGTGTCACCACAAAGCTGTGTCAACCCGATCCGCCGCTGGCGGACGAGGGGCGACGGAACGTGTCACAAAGCACAGGAGGAACGGAGGAAGCGGAGGTTTTATAAACGCGCGTTGCCGCCATGCTGTAGCGCCATGTGCCGTTCCCGCGGGCTCGGCCGCTGTAGGAACGTGTTACGTGGATACGTGTCACCGCAAAGCTGTGTCAACCCGATCCGCCGCTGGCGGACGAGGGGCGACGGAACGGGGGAACGAGGAAAGGGCAAGGTGGTAGAGTGGCAAAATGGTTTTATCGCAAAGTGATATGTGACTTCTTCCAACGCATTACTGAATTCGATGTGGATCATACGCATGACAAATCCTCAGGCACTGGCACTCGTCAGATTTATACACACCGCGATATATATCGTGATGGTGGCGGCCATCGTTGTTCTGCTTGTGGCGGGCATCACGGGCTACAGCGGCATCTGGCTGTGGATCTCGCTTGGGCTGCTGGCGGGGGAGTCGGTTGTCTTCCTCGGCAACGGCAGGACATGTCCGCTTACCACCATGGCCGTCCGATACGGCGCCGAGAAGGGGTATGCGTTTGACACTTTCCTCCCCGAGCACTGGACGAGGTATACGTTTCGTTTCTTCGGCACGTTGATGGTGATTGGGTTGGTGTTGTTGGGGGTGAGGTTGGTAGCTGGGTAGGTGGTAGGTGGTAGATGGTAGTTGGTAGATCGATCTATTCGATGTGAGTGAGGAGACGGGAGGCAGGTACAACATCGTTGTCAGGATGGTTGCGAAAGAATTGTCAGCTATGTATTCTAAGACGTGAAAGGGCAGCTTCACTCTCAGGCACGTCGTGGTTGGGAACGAGAGACGAGGTAGAGATGACACGGCATTCATCCATCAAACGCACATTCATGAGGAGGCAGGTGATGTCCACACGTAGAGTGATTGGAAGCATCTGGATCGCATTTTTCTGCATTGTTGGGGCCGCTGGAGAATTGAGCGCGCAGGACGAGGCATCAGCCAAATGTGGAATACCAGTGAGTGTCGGACCGGGGAAACAATCTATCGACAGAACGAACTGGTTCAACCGACCAATACTCGGATACGCTGACGGGTCGTGTCTTCTTTTTTGGAACGACCAGAAGGCGGATAGTGATACCTCGTTTCTTGTTCGAGACGTCATGTATATGCAACGCGTCCGGTCGGACGGGATGTTTCAACTGCCGCTGGGTGGTGTGGAATTGACCGAGGACGTCCAACCACGAGCAGCATCAGGGATTTCGTTTATCGCTGTGGCCACAGGGCAGGACTTTGTCGGTGCCTTCGCGCACCGCGGAGATAGTGTCTGGCACGCGGAGCGATTCGATTCATGGGGTGCACGGATCTGGAGCCTCGAGCGTTCATTTCAGGGTATATTGCCCCAAAATATTTGGTTCGCGGCCTGCAACGACGGCCGCGACGGGATTTTTACGGCAAAGACGAGAGCGGGATTGACTGTTGATCGCATCGATGCGGGTGGTACACGTGGATGGGGATCAGACGGTTTCCCGGTCCCTACGAAGACAAAGGGGAATGGAACCTATGTGCTCTCGATGGCGCCGGACGGGCACGGTGGTGTTTACATCATGTACTTCGACCAGAACCCACCCGGCGGCGGGACCGAATGGATTCAACCGGACACATGGATACAGCGTGTCAGTTCCGACGGCATACATTGGTTTCCGACTGGCCGCCTTATGTGTCGTTGGGTGGAGACCTTCGGCGAGAGTATGAGCGTTGACGGCCTGGGAAACATCGTGGTGCTTGCGACAGAGGAGCCTCACCGGAATCGGCTTCGTGTTCAGAAATTTTCGCCCGCGGGGAGCCGTCTATGGGACACCGCAGGAGTGCTACTATATCAGTCGTCCTACATCAACCATCAGGCCGTGATGCTTCCCGACGACGCAGGCGGCCATTTCATCGCGTGGTACGAGTACACCGGTACCATCGACGATCCCATTCAACAATCGTATTTGCGCGTACAACGGATTGATGAAGAAGGGCGGAACCTTTGGGGAGCGGGTGGAATTCAGCTCGCGTCCGGGTGGATGGGTCTGTGGAACGGACGGCCGCAGTTGGTGCGAGACAATGAAGGCGGTGTCATTGTTCTCTGGTACACCGGATACGCACGAAAAGATTCTGTTGTGTACGAATCCGACATCTACATGCAGCGGCTCGACGGAAATGGGAGGAAGTTATGGGGCGCAGAAGCCCGCCCCTTGTGTGATGTTGAAGGAGACCAGGAACCCGTATTTGCTGTGTCGGACGCGAACGGAGGAGCACATGTCCTGTGGGGTGATGGGCATAAAGGAAAAAATGACTGGGATGTCTATTACACACATGTCGCGGGTGATGGGCGTGTCTCGACCGCGGATGAAACTTCGCCAAGTCCAACTGACAGCCAAATAGAAATCTCGCCGAGTGTGGTGTACGGCTCAGCGCGGATCACCATGACAACCAACACCGGGGATCACGTCCGTGTGTCGGTGCATGACCTGCTCGGGCGGGAGGTCGCTGTTCTATACAACGGCGAGTTGGCGCAATCGCACCGCAGTTTCGTGTTTTCAACACACGAGTATTCCGGCGGATCGTACCGGTTGGTTTTGCAGACCGAATCGGGGTCGAAGAGCATCCCTTTTATAGTGCTGCGCTAGGCCTCGGCCCGACAGTCCTCGAGCATGCCGGGCAGTACCGCGTGTACGCCGTTTCCGTTCCTCCTGTGCTGTGACACGGTGACACGTAACACGTATCCACGTAACACGTACCGACAGCGCGGCCCGCGGGAACGGCACGTGGTGCAACGACAGAGCGGCAACACGCGTTTATAAAACCTCCGTTTCCTCCGTTCCTCCTGTGCTGTGACACAGTGACACAGTGACACAGTGACACGTAACACGTATCCACGTAACACGTACCTACAGCGCGGCCCGCGGGAACGGCACGTGGCGCAACGGCACATCGGCAACACGCGTTTATAAAACCTCCGTTTCCTCCGTTCCTCCTGTGCTGTGACACAGTGACACAGTGACACGTAACACGTATCCACGTAACACGTACCGACAGCGCGGCCCGCGGGAACGGCACGTGGCGTAACGGCAGAGAGGCAACACGTGTTTATAAAACCTCCGTTTCCTCCGTTCCTCCTGTGCTTTTGTGATACGGTGACACGTAACACGTATCCACGTAACACGTACCGACAGCGCGGCCCGCGGGAACGGCACGTGGCGTAACGGCAGAGAGGCAACACGCGTTTATAAAACCTCCGTTTCCTCCGTTCCTCCTGTGCTTTGTGACACGGTGACACAGTGACACGTTTTGTTCCAACCGCAATGAGCAGTATTTTCCACAATTACGGTAAACGGCATCGATCCTCATGACGAATCTCTTCTTCATACTGTCCCTTCTCTGCAGCGCCGCCCATCAGGGCGAGCCGCTGGCAGTGACCGGATTGCTCGTGTTGAAGGAGGCCAGTCATGGTGTGGAGGCGACAGCACTGCTGCGCCGCATCTTGCCGCTCCGATCGGGCTCGCACAATGTGGCGATACCGCCGCGCCCCGCGCACGACACGGCTCCGAAGCCGCATATCGACCGCTATTCCGTGGTCGAGGCGCCGGCACGGGAGTTCCGCGAGGCGGCGCTGGCCTGCCGCCCGATTCGCGCGCCCGCATCCGCATAGCGTTTCCTCTGCAGCAGACACCCCGTCTTTCACGTTCCCTGCGTCACTCTTTTTCTTAGAGGAATTTCGCCATGCTCGATTTCATCGCCAAGATGTTTGGCGGGAAAAAATCCGATCGCGACGTCCGGCTTATCGAACCATTCGTCGACGAGATCAATACCTATTTCGAAGAATACCAGTCCCTCACCGACGATGAACTGCGCGGCAAAACCGCCGAGTTCCGCGCACGCATCGCCGAGGATACACGTGAGATCGAGGAGGAAATCGCCGCGCTGCGCGCGCAGTTGCAGAGCGACGACTCGGCCGATCTCGACCGCGGCGCCCTGCACGACCGCATCGAACAACTCGACAAGGATCTGCACGAAACCATTCAGGACACGCTCGACGACATCCTGACACAGGCCTACGCCGTCGTCAAGGAGACCTGCCGCCGCTTCGTGGGCACCGAGTTCGACGTGGTCGGTCACAAACTCCTGTGGGAGATGGTGCCCTTCGACGTGCAGCTCGTGGGCGGCATCGTGCTGCATCAGGGCAAGATCGCCGAAATGGCGACGGGCGAGGGCAAGACTCTGGTCGCCACGCTCCCGCTGTACCTCAACGCGCTCGCGGGCAAGGGCGTGCATGTCGTGACCGTCAACGACTACCTCGCCAAACGCGACAGCGAGTGGATGAGCCCGATCTTCAACTTCCACGGCATCACCGTCGGTTGCATCCAGAACTGGATGGACTCGCAGCAGCGCCGCGAGATCTACAACATGGACATCACCTACGGCACGAACAACGAGTTCGGCTTCGACTACCTGCGCGACAACATGGTGATCGATCCCATCGACCTCGTGCAGCGGCCGCATCACTTCGCCATCGTGGACGAGGTCGATTCCGTGCTCATCGACGAGGCCCGCACGCCGCTCATCATCTCGGGTCCAATCGGCGACACCGATCACAAGTTCGACGAAATGAAACCGCGTGTCGACCGCCTCGTCAACGCGCAGAACGCCCTCGTTGCAAAAATCCTCGCCGAGGCCGAGCGCCTGCTGGCCGCGGGTAAAACAGAGGAGGCCGGCGTGCTGCTGTATCGCGCGCAGCGCGGCCTGCCGAAGAACCGCAAACTGCTCAAGATCTTCAGCGAGCCGGAATACAAGGCCCTCACGCAGCGCACCGAGAACTTCTACCGCTCCGACAACGCGCGGCGCATGCCCGAGATCATCGAGGAACTCTACTTCGCCATCGAGGAGAACAACCACACCGTCGACCTCACGGAAAAGGGACGCGAGTTCCTCGCGCCGTCGAAGGAGGACAGCGACTTCTTCGTGCTGCCCGATCTCGCCACCGAACTGAGCATGCTCGAAGGCAAGGGCCTCAGCACCGAGGAATTCCAGCGCGAACGCGACCGCCTGCAGAAGATCTACGCGGAACGCAGCGACCGCATCCACACCGTGCATCAGCTCCTCAAGGCCTACTGCCTCTACGAGAAGGATGTCGAGTACGTGATCCAGGACGGCAAGATCATGATCGTCGACACGTTCACCGGACGTATCCTGCCGGGCCGCCGCTATTCCGAAGGCCTGCATCAGGCCATCGAGGCGAAGGAGAACGTGAAGGTGGAAGGCGACACGCAGACCCTCGCCACCATCACGCTGCAGAACTACTTCCGTCTCTATAAAAAACTCGCGGGCATGACCGGCACCGCCGAAACCGAGGCGGGCGAATTCTATGAGATCTACAAACTCGACGTGGTGGTGATCCCCACCAACAAACCCATCGTGAGAAGGGACGACGAGGACCAGGTCTACAAAACCAAGCGCGAGAAGTACAACGCGGTGATCGATCTGATCGAGGACCGCCGCGCGAACCGGCAGCCCGTGCTCGTGGGTACCACCAACGTGGAAGTGTCGGAGACGATCTCGCGCATGCTCAAGCGCAAGAACATCCCGCACAACGTGCTCAATGCCAAACAGCATCAGCGCGAGGCCGAGATCGTGACCAACGCGGGTCTGCCCGGCGCCGTCACCATCGCCACCAACATGGCCGGCCGCGGCACCGACATCAAGCTCGGTCCGGGCGTGCGCGAGGCGGGCGGTCTGCTGATCGTCGGAACCGAGCGCCACGAGGCGCGGCGTATCGACCGCCAGTTGCGCGGCCGCTCGGGCCGTCAGGGCGATCCGGGTGCGTCGATCTTTTTTATCTCGCTCGAGGACGATCTCATGCGTCTCTTCGGATCCGAGCGCATCGCGAAAACCATGACCCGCTTCGGCGTGCAGGAGGGCGAGGTGATCTCGCACTCGCTCATCACCAAGTCGGTGGAGCGCGCGCAGAAGAAGGTCGAGGAGAACAACTTCGGCATCCGCAAGCGGCTGCTCGAGTACGACAACGTGATGAACCAGCAGCGCACCGTGATCTACGCGCGCAGGCGCCAGGCGCTGATCGGCGAGAACCTCAAGGACGAGATCCTCGACATGCTCGACCAGTACGCCGAGGATCTGGCCGAGAGGCATTACGACGAGGGCACGCTCGACGAGTGCCGCGAGGAAGTGCGCCGCAATCTCGTGGTGGATCTGCCCTTCGACCGCGACAAGCTGGACGTGAGCGGCAAGGCGGGACTGCAGGAGATCATCCGCACCGAGGCCGCGAATTTCCTCGCGCGCAAGGAGAAGGATCTCGGTCCGCAGTTGATGCAGAGTCTGATGCGCATGGCCATGCTGCAGGTGATCGACATCCGCTGGAAGGAGCACCTCCGCGAGATGGACGACATGAAGGAAGGCATACACATGCGCGCGTACGGCCAGAAGGATCCGCTCATCGAGTATAAGAAGGAGGCCTTCGAGCTGTTTGTGCAGATGACCGCGATGATCAACCAGGAAGTGCTCGGCATGGTGTTCCGCCTCTATCCCGTCAGTCAGGAACCGATGATGCGCCGCCCCAGCGCGCCGCGCGCGCAGGATCTGGTGACCTCGCATCAGGAGACGACGGGCATGGGCTACAGCGGCAACCGCGAGGCGATGCCCGGCCAGCTCGAAGCCCCCGAGGCGCAGGCCGGACGCCGCGCGCCCGTGCGCAAGGAAAAGGTGCCCGACCGCAACGACCCCTGTCCCTGCGGCAGCGGCAAGAAGTACAAAAAATGCCACGGCGCGGAGTGACCATGCGCCGCGGCGGCTGAGACCGGAGGATACACCGTGCGTTGCGCCGTGTGTGGTGCCGACAATTCGGAGCTTGCGCTCCGCTGTGCCGCGTGCGGCGCGTACGTGCGCGACCGCGTGCCCGCGCTGAACCTCTTCGCGACCCTGTGGGCCGTGATCGAGAGTCCGCGCGAGGCCTTCCTGCGTGTGGCGCGCAGCGAGCAGAAGAACTACGTGGTCGGAATATTCGGAGCTACGGGTCCGTTATTCCTCGCCGGCGCCGCGGCGGCCGCCGGGGCGGGGGATACGGACCTGCACTTCGGACTGCTCTTTCTCGGCGTGTTCCTCGCCGGACCCCCGCTCGGCATGCTGTTGTGGACGGCCGCCACGTACGTCCTACGCCTGCTGCTTCCCGAGGGCGCGCTGCCGAAGGCGCGTTTCCGCGCGCTGATGCCGTTGGTGGCATACGCGCTGTTTCCCGCCGCGCTGTCGGCGCTGGTGCTGCTGCCCGTGCAGCTCGGCATTTTCGGGCGGTATCTCTTCTCCGCCAATCCCTACCCGTGGATGCTGCAGCCCGCGGCCTTCTGGATTCTTCTCGGTCTCGAGGGCGCCTTTCTGCTTTGGTCGGCCGCGCTGCTCGTGCGCGCGCCGGGTGTGTACGGCATAGGTCCGGCACGCGCGGCCGCGGGTGTGCTGCCGGTGCTTGCGGGAGTCGCGGCGCTTGTGTTTTTTTGCGGAAAACTGCTCGGTGGAGTGTTGCCATGAGAGACGCGCGGGAATTGCTGCCACACGGCCTCATCGTATCGGTGCACGTGGACGAATCGGATCCGCTCGCGCCGCTCGATCTCATGCTCGCCTTTGCGAAGGCCGCGGAGCAGGGCGGAGCTACGGCGCTGCGCGTCGAGGGCGCCGCGACCGTGGGCGCGCTGCGCAAACGCACGTCGCTCCCGATCATCGCGTACACGAAGGGCGAGTACGGCGATCAGGCCGAACTCATCACGCCCGATTTCCCCGACGTCGAGGCCCTGTTCGCTGCCGGCGCCGACATCGTGGCCATCGACGCCACCAAGCGCCGCAGGCCAAACGGCATGGACGGCTTCGTGTTTTTCGAGGAGGCGCGCAAACGTTTCCATCAGCCGCTCTGGGCGGATGTTGCGCTGTTCCGTGAAGGGGTCAAGGCCGCCGAGGCCGGAGCCGACTTTATCGCGACCACACTTTCGGGCTACACGCCCGGCACCGTGGTGAAGGATTATCGCACGCCCGACTTCCAGCTCATTCACGAACTCTCGATGTCGCTCATCATCCCCGTGATCGCGGAAGGCCGTATCTGGACGCCCGAAGACGCCGTCCACGCACTGCACGTCGGCGCCCATGCCGTCGTTGTCGGCTCGGCCATCACACGCCCCCGCGTCATCACACAGATGTATTCCAACGCCGTCAAATCCTTCCTCGACAACGCTGAGGCAGGAGCTAGGATCTAGGAGTTAGGATCTGGTAGAAGGAGATAGGAGATAGTAGTGTCGAAGGCTGAATGTTGAACACAGTCCCTAGTCCCCAGTTCCCAGTTCCAACTACCCAGTCCCAAGTTCCCAGTCCCGTCGCGCTTCGACAAGCTCAGCGTGACACAGCGTGGCTGTTCCGCTCCCTAGTTCCCAGTTCCAATTACCCAGTTCCCAGTTCCAATTACACAGTTCCCAGTTCCTATTACCCAGTTCCCAGTCCCCAGTCCCGTCGCGCTTCGACAAGCTCAGCGTGACAATGCTCCCTTCCAGACACTCCTATACCCTAACTCCTATCTCCTAGATCCTTCTACCAGATCCTAACTCCTATCTCCTAGATCCTTCTACCAGATCCTAACTCCTATCTCCTAGATCCTTCTACCAGATCCGAACTCCTATCTCCCAGCTCCTCCAATGACCCTTTCAGAAAAGATAAACGACGATATGAAAGCCGCATTAAAAGGCGGTCGCAAGACGGAACTCGAAACGTTGCGCACGATACGCGCGGCGATACTCGAGGTGGAAAAGAAAAAGATCGGCACCGTGCTGGGTGAGGACGATGAACTGGCCGTGCTGACCGCCGCCGCAAAGAAGCGGCGCGAGGCGATCGAATCGTACAGCAGCGCGGGCAGGCACGATCTTGCGGAGCAGGAGAAGGCCGAGCTGGAGGTGATCGTCCGTTACCTGCCGCAGCAGCTCACGAGCGAGGAACTCGAATCCTTGGCGAAGGAGGCGATCGCCGCCGCGGGAGCGGCCGATATGAAGGACTTCGGCAAGGTGATGGGTCCGCTGATGAAATCCGTGAAGGGACGTGCCGACGGCGCGGCGGTGCAGGCCATGATACGGCGCCTGCTCGGAGGCGTGTAGTGCCGGACACACATCCGTACCGCGACGCGGCCGCAAAACTCGAACTGGATCTCATTCTCCAGAAAATCGCCGCGGGTGCCCGCACGGTGTACGGCCGCGAGGCTGTGGCCGCGCTCGAACCCTCACCCATCCCCGCCGAAGTGTACGACGAACTCGAGCGTGTGCGCGAATACCGCGCGCTGCTCGACGCCGACGATCCGCCGCCGCTCGCCGAGATCGAGGACTGCCGCGCCGCGCTGCACCGCGCCGGCATTCCGGGCAGCAGCATCCCCTCGCAGGATCTGCGCCAGATCCTGCAGGCGCTCACCGCCTTCCGCGAGCTGAACATCTTCCAGACGCGCCGCGCCGAACGCGCGCCCATGCTTGCGGCGCTCGCCGCGCAGCTCGTGGTGGACAAGGTGCTCGAATTCCACATCGACCGCGTGGTCGACGAGGAGGGGGGCGTGAAGGACACGGCCAGCAAGGAACTGCGCCAGCTCCGCCGCGACATCATCGACAAGACGGGACAA from Ignavibacteriota bacterium encodes the following:
- the secA gene encoding preprotein translocase subunit SecA, with translation MLDFIAKMFGGKKSDRDVRLIEPFVDEINTYFEEYQSLTDDELRGKTAEFRARIAEDTREIEEEIAALRAQLQSDDSADLDRGALHDRIEQLDKDLHETIQDTLDDILTQAYAVVKETCRRFVGTEFDVVGHKLLWEMVPFDVQLVGGIVLHQGKIAEMATGEGKTLVATLPLYLNALAGKGVHVVTVNDYLAKRDSEWMSPIFNFHGITVGCIQNWMDSQQRREIYNMDITYGTNNEFGFDYLRDNMVIDPIDLVQRPHHFAIVDEVDSVLIDEARTPLIISGPIGDTDHKFDEMKPRVDRLVNAQNALVAKILAEAERLLAAGKTEEAGVLLYRAQRGLPKNRKLLKIFSEPEYKALTQRTENFYRSDNARRMPEIIEELYFAIEENNHTVDLTEKGREFLAPSKEDSDFFVLPDLATELSMLEGKGLSTEEFQRERDRLQKIYAERSDRIHTVHQLLKAYCLYEKDVEYVIQDGKIMIVDTFTGRILPGRRYSEGLHQAIEAKENVKVEGDTQTLATITLQNYFRLYKKLAGMTGTAETEAGEFYEIYKLDVVVIPTNKPIVRRDDEDQVYKTKREKYNAVIDLIEDRRANRQPVLVGTTNVEVSETISRMLKRKNIPHNVLNAKQHQREAEIVTNAGLPGAVTIATNMAGRGTDIKLGPGVREAGGLLIVGTERHEARRIDRQLRGRSGRQGDPGASIFFISLEDDLMRLFGSERIAKTMTRFGVQEGEVISHSLITKSVERAQKKVEENNFGIRKRLLEYDNVMNQQRTVIYARRRQALIGENLKDEILDMLDQYAEDLAERHYDEGTLDECREEVRRNLVVDLPFDRDKLDVSGKAGLQEIIRTEAANFLARKEKDLGPQLMQSLMRMAMLQVIDIRWKEHLREMDDMKEGIHMRAYGQKDPLIEYKKEAFELFVQMTAMINQEVLGMVFRLYPVSQEPMMRRPSAPRAQDLVTSHQETTGMGYSGNREAMPGQLEAPEAQAGRRAPVRKEKVPDRNDPCPCGSGKKYKKCHGAE
- a CDS encoding N-acetylmannosamine-6-phosphate 2-epimerase, which translates into the protein MRDARELLPHGLIVSVHVDESDPLAPLDLMLAFAKAAEQGGATALRVEGAATVGALRKRTSLPIIAYTKGEYGDQAELITPDFPDVEALFAAGADIVAIDATKRRRPNGMDGFVFFEEARKRFHQPLWADVALFREGVKAAEAGADFIATTLSGYTPGTVVKDYRTPDFQLIHELSMSLIIPVIAEGRIWTPEDAVHALHVGAHAVVVGSAITRPRVITQMYSNAVKSFLDNAEAGARI
- a CDS encoding GatB/YqeY domain-containing protein; its protein translation is MTLSEKINDDMKAALKGGRKTELETLRTIRAAILEVEKKKIGTVLGEDDELAVLTAAAKKRREAIESYSSAGRHDLAEQEKAELEVIVRYLPQQLTSEELESLAKEAIAAAGAADMKDFGKVMGPLMKSVKGRADGAAVQAMIRRLLGGV